Sequence from the Mesorhizobium sp. PAMC28654 genome:
GAGTTCACTCTTGCGGGCGATGATGAAGCCGAAGCCGGGCACGCCCTCGATGCATTTGTTGGCGGACGAGACCATTGCCTCGTAGCGTATCTCGTTGACGTCGAGCGCGACGGCGCCGAAGGCGCTCATCGAATCGACCAGCAGTTTGCGGCCCTTGGCATGGACGGCTTCGGCGATCTCGGCGACCGGGTTGAGGATGCCGGAGCTGGTCTCGCAATGGATGGCGATGACATGCGTGATGGCATGGTCCGCCTCAAGGGCCGCCGCCACCTCGTCGCCGCGTGGCGGCAAGTAATCGCCCTTGTCGATCAGCGTGTAGGCGCGTCCGAGATACTGCATGGTCTGCGCGGCGCGCAGGCCATAGGCGCCGTTGGCCAGGACCAGAACCTTGCCGTCCTTCGGCACGAACGAGCCCAGCATCGCCTCGACGCAGAAGGAGCCGCTGCCTTGCATCGGCACGCAGTCGAATTCGCCATTCGCGTCACCGGTCAGAGCCAGCAGCCGACGGCGCATGTCGGCGGTCATGGCGCGGAAATCGCCATCCCACGACCCCCAATCGCGCAGCATGGCCTGCTTGACGGAATAGGCCGTGGTGAGTGGACCCGGGGTCAGCAGATAGGGCTCGCCCAGCGCCGGCTTGTCCAGTGGCTTTGCTCCGGCAAATTTCGTCTCGGCGAGCATGGTGTCCTCCGACAGATCGCTGCTTTTTCGGTATGGCCTTATTCTTGGCTTGAATGACATATTTGTAAAATCGTTATTTTGTATCGAAGTATCGATTCAAACGATGGTAGAGGCGCATACCTGTCAGGCTGGTGAGGCAACCACCACGCCCACGCCCGCACCGCCTCGAGCCAGCCGGCTCTCAAGCAGATCACCGCTTTGCGTCAGCAGCGGATAGGCGACCGAGGCCATCAACGAGTTGATTTCCTTTAGCGCCCTGACCGCCTCCAGATGGATGTCGCTGGTATCGATACTCTGCGGCATTCCTGATTGCAGACGCTTGAGGTGACGGTCATGACTCATGCGTTCCAGTTTGCGCATCCGCTCCTTCTCGACGACGAGTTGCCGCGCCGAATCGAGATCACTCGATACCAGCACGTTGAGCGCAAGCTGCATGTTGGCCATGACACCGTTGTGAAGCCCGGCGAGTTCGGTCCAGCCGTCGCGTGAAAAGCGCAGATTCTTGTCGCGCAATTCCCCGGTGAGGACTAGCAGGTTCTTGGCGACGATATCGCCGGCGCGTTCGAGATTGATGGCGAAATCGGTGAGCTCGATGCCGCGCTGGGCCTCGGCCGCGGACATGCTGCCGCGATTGACCTCGGCAATGTAGAGTTTGATCTCGGTGTGGGCGCGGTTGACCTCGTCATCGAGCTTCTGCGCCTGGCGGATCTGATCGGTGGTGCCGGCGTCGATGAAATCCATCACCGGACGCAGCATGATTTCGACGACTTCGCCCATGCGCAGCAACTCACGGGTTGCGCTGGCCAGTGCCAGACCGGGCGTGCGCATGACGGTGCGGTCGAGGGCGCTGGTGCGGCGCGACATGAGGTCCGTACCCTCCCCCGCCTTTGCCGCCGGCCTGTCGGCGATGAGCCAGGTGACCAGCTTTTCCATCAAGCCGGTGAAGGGCAGGCAGCAGACGACCAACGCCAGATTGAAGGCGAGGTGCAAATTGACCAGTTGCCGGCCTTCGGTTGCGCCGAACACATCCGTGGGAAACGCCACGGCCTGAAGTGCAAACAAGGCAGCGAGTGCTGCCATGCCACGAAAGATCAGATTGCCGAGCGGGACACGACGCGCCTCGACGGCCTCGCCGCGCGTCAGCCATACCGCGATCAGCGCGCCGCCGCAATTGGCGCCAAGAAGGAAGAACAAACCGACTTCGACGGGCAAGACGCCCTGTGCGGCAAGCGTGACGAACAACAGGATCGCCGCGACGCTGGAGTGGATCAGCCATGTGAACAGGGCAGCGGCCGCGAAGGCGGTGAAGTAGTCGGTGCGCAAATAGGAAATCACAAGCGGCAGCAATGTGCTCTGTCGCATCGGCGCGGTCGCCTCGCCGATCATGTGCAACGACAACAGAACGAATGCGATGCCCATCAGGATACGTCCGCCCTGTTTGATGCCGCGCGCTTCGAACTTCAGGAACATCGCGCCGCCGACAAGAATCGGCGCTGGTACCAGCCAACTGAGGTCGAATGACAGCACCTGCACGACCAGGGCGGAGCCGAGATCGGCGCCAAGCAGGATCGCCAGCCCAGCGGACACCGAAACCATGCCACTGGCGGCAAAGCCGGCCGCCAGGATGGCGACGGCGGTGGAACTCTGCAGCAGCACGGCTAGCACCGTGCCGACGCCTGCCGACCTGACCCGAGCGCCCCGGGCTTGTCTGAGCGCGTCACGTAATGCGGGGCCACAGGCTCGCTCCACACCGGTGCGCACCATGCGCACGGCCCAGAGCAGCAACATGACGGCACCCGCCAGATGCAGCAGGATGATGGAAAATTGCATGGCCGTGCCTCCAACGGCCGGCAGGGGATGTCGACCAACGTTCAGGCTGATGGTCACCCAAACATAAGTCAAATCGTTCATTTCTATCTTTTAGTTAGCTAATCTTATGCTAATCTGCCGGTGATTTCGGGATCTCGAAGGCACAGAAGATGCGCTACGTTCAGTTGCGGGCCTTTCATCAAGTGGCAATTTCCGGCGGTTTTTCGCGGGCCGCCGAAGCCCTTTTCCTGACCCAGCCGGCCATATCGGACCAGGTGCGCAAGCTCGAGGAAGAGTATGACGTCCTACTGTTCAACCGAAACAAGAAGCAGGTCACGCTGACTCATTCGGGCCAGAAGCTGCTCGAGATAACCCATCGCATGTTCGATACCGAACAGCAGGCGCTCGAGCTTCTGACGGAGTCGCGCGCGCTGCGCTCCGGCACGCTGCGTATCGTCGCCGACGCGGCGCATCATCTGCTTCACATCCTCGGCAGCTTCCGGGCCCGCTATCCCGGCGTCCAGGTTTCGGTACGCGCTGGCAACACCGAGACGGTGATCAGCAGCCTCTACAGCTATGACGCCGACATCGGCGTTCTGGGCGAGGTGCCGACCGGGCGCGATTTCGAAGTGCTGAAGCTCAACTCCACCCCGATCATCGCTTTCACCTCCGTCGATCACCCGCTGTCAGGGGCGAAATCGCTGACGCTCAAGCAACTCGCGCAGGAATCGCTGGTGATGCGCGAGCGCGGCTCAAAGACGCGCCAGAAGCTCGAAGACCTCGCCGCGGCTTCGAAGATCGAACTCCGGCCTTCGATCGAAGCCGAGGGCCGCGAAGCCGTCCGCGAGATCGTCGCGTCAGGCGCCGGCATCGGCTTTGTCTCGGCGGCCGAGTTCGGCCAGGATTCGCGGCTGGTGCCGATCACCATCGACGCTCCCGAAACCTTGATGGACGAAGCGCTGATCTGCCTGCGCGAACGTAGCGGCGGCAAACTCGTGCGCGCCTTTCTCGACATGGCAAGATCGATGTCAGCGGATTAGACGGCAGCGCGAACTTCCACCACATCCGCTTTCACCCGCTCCGACTTCGGATCGTAGGGGCTGCGCAAATGCGCCGTAGCTCCATGGCGAATGCCAGCGAGGTCGATCTCGAAATGGCCGCCACTGAGAAACGGCGCATCGACGCCGGCTTCATTCTCGATCAGCCCGAGCGCCACCGAGCGGCCAAGCGTGTGGCCGTAGGCAGCCGAGCGGACTTCACCCACCGGCTTGCCGTCGCGCAGGATCAACTCGCCGCCCCACAGCATCGGTTCGGCATCATCGAGCGTGAACAGCACGACGCGCTTTGCCGGTGCTGCCGACGGCTTTGCCTCGACCAACGCGTCGTGACCGATAAAGCCGCCCGGCTTGTCCAAGGCGACGGCAAAGCCAAGGCCAGCCTGCCAGGGGTTGATGTCCGGGGTCAGTTCGCGGCCCCAGGCGCGAAAACCCTTTTCGATGCGTAGGGCATCGAGCGCGTAGTAGCCGGCATCGGTCAGGCCGAATTCGCGGCCCGCCTCATGCAGCGCCTCATAGACACCGACGGCGAATTCAGTGGGCACGATCAATTCCCAACCGAGTTCGCCTACATAGGTCATGCGGTTGGCGTAGGCGGTGGCGTAGCCGATATCGATCTCGCGGATGGTGCCGAAGGGGAAGCCCGCGTTGGATAGATCCGCCGAGGACAGTTTGCCAAGCAGATCGCGCGAACGTGGTCCCATCAGGGCCAGCACCGCGTAGGACGATGTGACATCGGTCAGGATGGCATGGGCATCGGATGGAATATTCTTGGTGATCCAGTCGGCATCGTGAACTGCTTGCGTGGAGCCGGTGACGATGAGGAATTTCTCGGCGCCAAGCCGCATCACGGTGAGATCGCTTTCGTAGCCACCGCGCGCGTTGAGCACGCCCGTGTAAACAGACGTTCCTATGGGCGCATCGACGTTACCGGCGCAGATCCGGTTGAGCACGGCACAGGCATCGCGGCCCTGGACGAGAAGCTTGGCGAAGGAGGTCTGGTCGAAGATGGCGACGGCTTCACGCGTCGCCTTCATTTCGCGGCGGACCGCCTCGTGCCAGTTCTGGCGGCCGAAGGCATAATCGTTCTCGGCCTTCTCTCCCGGTGCCGCGAACCAGTTGGCACGCTCCCAGCCCATCTTCGAGCCGAAGCAGGCGCCCTTGGCGGCGAGGCGGTCGTAGAGAGGCGAGCGGCGGAAAGGTCGAGCCGTATCCAGTTCGCGGTTCGGCCACGGCATGGCGTAGTGCAGGCCTAGTGTCTCCTTGACCCGGTCATGCAGCCAGCGCGGATTGTTGTTGAACGAGGCGAAGCGGCGGATGTCGACCGGCCACAGATCCATGGTCGGCGCGCTGTTGACGATCCATTCGGCCAGCGCCCTGCCCGCGCCGCCGGCGCTGGCGATGCCCATCGAATTGAAGCCTGCGCCGACATAGAAGTTTTTCAGCTCCGGCGCCTCGCCGAGGATGAAGTTGTTGTCCGGCGTGAAGCTCTCGGGTCCGTTGTAGAATTTCTTGACCTCTGCCTGTGCCAGTTGCGGCACGCGGACAAGCGCGTTTTCCATCAGGATCTCGAACTGGTCCCAATCATCCGGCAGCAGCGCGAACTCGAAATTCTCCGGGATGCCG
This genomic interval carries:
- a CDS encoding LysR substrate-binding domain-containing protein — translated: MRYVQLRAFHQVAISGGFSRAAEALFLTQPAISDQVRKLEEEYDVLLFNRNKKQVTLTHSGQKLLEITHRMFDTEQQALELLTESRALRSGTLRIVADAAHHLLHILGSFRARYPGVQVSVRAGNTETVISSLYSYDADIGVLGEVPTGRDFEVLKLNSTPIIAFTSVDHPLSGAKSLTLKQLAQESLVMRERGSKTRQKLEDLAAASKIELRPSIEAEGREAVREIVASGAGIGFVSAAEFGQDSRLVPITIDAPETLMDEALICLRERSGGKLVRAFLDMARSMSAD
- a CDS encoding Na/Pi cotransporter family protein produces the protein MQFSIILLHLAGAVMLLLWAVRMVRTGVERACGPALRDALRQARGARVRSAGVGTVLAVLLQSSTAVAILAAGFAASGMVSVSAGLAILLGADLGSALVVQVLSFDLSWLVPAPILVGGAMFLKFEARGIKQGGRILMGIAFVLLSLHMIGEATAPMRQSTLLPLVISYLRTDYFTAFAAAALFTWLIHSSVAAILLFVTLAAQGVLPVEVGLFFLLGANCGGALIAVWLTRGEAVEARRVPLGNLIFRGMAALAALFALQAVAFPTDVFGATEGRQLVNLHLAFNLALVVCCLPFTGLMEKLVTWLIADRPAAKAGEGTDLMSRRTSALDRTVMRTPGLALASATRELLRMGEVVEIMLRPVMDFIDAGTTDQIRQAQKLDDEVNRAHTEIKLYIAEVNRGSMSAAEAQRGIELTDFAINLERAGDIVAKNLLVLTGELRDKNLRFSRDGWTELAGLHNGVMANMQLALNVLVSSDLDSARQLVVEKERMRKLERMSHDRHLKRLQSGMPQSIDTSDIHLEAVRALKEINSLMASVAYPLLTQSGDLLESRLARGGAGVGVVVASPA
- a CDS encoding GcvT family protein, with the translated sequence MANQFPTQARVVIVGGGIIGCSVAYHLTKLGWTDVVLLEQGQLSGGTTWHAAGLVGQLRSHSNMTSLIKYSTQLYGELEAETGLATGWKNCGSLSVARTADRMTVLKRTAASARAQGVEIDVITPKEAADLWPVMATDDLVGAVWLPGDGKANPTDLTQSLAKGARNRGAKIFERVKVTGISVKNGVACGVETDRGDIAAEIVVNCAGQWARKVGLMCGVSVPLHSAEHMYIVTGRIEGVHPDLPVMRDPDGFIYFKEEVGGLVMGGFEPHAKPWGMNGIPENFEFALLPDDWDQFEILMENALVRVPQLAQAEVKKFYNGPESFTPDNNFILGEAPELKNFYVGAGFNSMGIASAGGAGRALAEWIVNSAPTMDLWPVDIRRFASFNNNPRWLHDRVKETLGLHYAMPWPNRELDTARPFRRSPLYDRLAAKGACFGSKMGWERANWFAAPGEKAENDYAFGRQNWHEAVRREMKATREAVAIFDQTSFAKLLVQGRDACAVLNRICAGNVDAPIGTSVYTGVLNARGGYESDLTVMRLGAEKFLIVTGSTQAVHDADWITKNIPSDAHAILTDVTSSYAVLALMGPRSRDLLGKLSSADLSNAGFPFGTIREIDIGYATAYANRMTYVGELGWELIVPTEFAVGVYEALHEAGREFGLTDAGYYALDALRIEKGFRAWGRELTPDINPWQAGLGFAVALDKPGGFIGHDALVEAKPSAAPAKRVVLFTLDDAEPMLWGGELILRDGKPVGEVRSAAYGHTLGRSVALGLIENEAGVDAPFLSGGHFEIDLAGIRHGATAHLRSPYDPKSERVKADVVEVRAAV
- a CDS encoding 2-aminoethylphosphonate--pyruvate transaminase → MLAETKFAGAKPLDKPALGEPYLLTPGPLTTAYSVKQAMLRDWGSWDGDFRAMTADMRRRLLALTGDANGEFDCVPMQGSGSFCVEAMLGSFVPKDGKVLVLANGAYGLRAAQTMQYLGRAYTLIDKGDYLPPRGDEVAAALEADHAITHVIAIHCETSSGILNPVAEIAEAVHAKGRKLLVDSMSAFGAVALDVNEIRYEAMVSSANKCIEGVPGFGFIIARKSELEAAKGRSHSLSLDVHAQWAHMNKTGQWRYTPPTHVVAAFLEALRQHEAEGGVAGRGARYTRNRDVVVAGMRELGFETLLKDRWLSPIIVTFFNPAHANFAFDRFYDLMKDKGFIIYPGKLTAVDSFRVGCIGQMDEHVMRRVVEAAAQSLKEMGVDTAAPPAAAIAERAKLAA